The Setaria viridis chromosome 6, Setaria_viridis_v4.0, whole genome shotgun sequence genome contains a region encoding:
- the LOC117861352 gene encoding uncharacterized protein, protein MLESVVGVEFGESILVWHIATDAYLCWYRRQQETQKGQKEEDNDLARAVQELSNYMLFLLAARPYMLPPPASRTGYARACSDLIRSAGSSYIASAEDLVRAVALKPDPDSTPDWDRFEQVRHGVYNGSVKKGSDICRCLINEELQTAPAAAGMMLKLIAQVWLEMLCYAGAHCSAHSHAMQLSNGSELVTLAALLVEYCERGKMLPSGSTSGTV, encoded by the coding sequence ATGCTAGAGAGTGTTGTTGGCGTGGAATTTGGGGAGAGCATTCTTGTGTGGCACATCGCCACTGATGCCTACCTTTGCTGGTACAGGCGCCAGCAAGAAACGCAAAAAGGTCAGAAGGAGGAGGATAATGATCTTGCCAGGGCCGTCCAGGAGCTCTCAAACTACATGTTGTTCCTCCTCGCCGCACGCCCCTACATGTTGCCCCCTCCTGCTAGTCGCACCGGCTATGCCAGAGCGTGCTCCGACCTCATCAGGTCTGCAGGGTCTTCATACATTGCCTCAGCCGAGGATCTGGTCCGTGCGGTGGCCCTCAAACCTGATCCGGACAGTACACCAGATTGGGATCGGTTTGAGCAGGTACGTCACGGGGTGTACAATGGTTCAGTGAAAAAAGGATCCGACATCTGCAGGTGCCTGATCAACGAGGAGTTACAAACCGCACCCGCGGCCGCCGGGATGATGCTCAAGCTGATCGCGCAGGTGTGGTTGGAGATGCTATGCTACGCAGGCGCCCATTGCAGCGCACATTCTCATGCCATGCAGCTTAGCAACGGCAGCGAGCTCGTCACCCTGGCCGCCCTTCTGGTGGAATACTGTGAAAGAGGCAAAATGCTGCCTTCCGGTTCAACCTCTGGTACCGTCTGA
- the LOC117861351 gene encoding uncharacterized protein, with the protein MAAVDVVHLWKEWGLHVLVLLSFTLQLTLLLLAEFRRRFDSGMLRAFIWSAYVLADSIAIYTIGHLSATSQAAEHKAMALWAPLLLVHLGGQDNITAYAMEDNRLWLRHLQTLVVQATGAAYVLYVSLQEPAGNGRRRPLFRRAAILLFVVGVAKYGEKVLALMRANSNPSGKSYRIADRRSTTFCGHSQLKETDTEGLLQVAHSMLDVAKDLIKVPLPFVFVDMEYRDEFRGDVLCRVAEMQLSLMHDVLYSKAEVIHTWYGLCVRVFSWVATADALFLFHLHLVGSSSGSSSSRKDAIVTYVLLAGAVVLETVSGLRIMLSTWTWHLFFEFRLRRPSIRCSCWRIDVAFAALRRCIHAADYLPRTWSGSIGQHNLFQMWCSTAARPIVAKVAQLIGVEDWWNTFAYSHSARVSPRIKGLLVEQVLESVKIPDDNLSHIRNSRG; encoded by the coding sequence ATGGCAGCAGTAGATGTGGTGCATCTGTGGAAAGAATGGGGACTCCACGTGCTGGTGCTGTTGAGTTTCACATTGCAGTTGACGCTCCTCCTACTGGCAGAGTTCCGGCGACGATTCGACTCCGGCATGCTGAGGGCCTTCATTTGGTCGGCGTACGTGCTGGCTGACTCGATAGCGATTTACACCATCGGCCATCTGTCGGCGACGAGCCAGGCGGCTGAGCACAAAGCAATGGCGCTCTGGGCACCATTGCTGCTGGTGCACCTTGGTGGGCAGGACAACATCACGGCCTATGCCATGGAGGACAACCGGCTGTGGCTGCGCCACCTGCAGACGCTCGTCGTGCAGGCCACTGGAGCTGCTTACGTCCTGTATGTGTCCCTGCAGGAACCTGCTGGCAACGGCCGACGTCGTCCTTTGTTCCGGCGTGCCGCCATCCTCCTTTTCGTGGTTGGCGTTGCCAAGTACGGGGAGAAAGTGTTGGCACTCATGCGCGCAAATAGTAACCCATCTGGCAAGAGCTACAGAATTGCTGACAGAAGGTCCACTACATTTTGTGGCCATTCACAGCTAAAGGAGACGGACACGGAAGGCTTGTTGCAGGTAGCTCACAGCATGCTTGATGTTGCCAAGGATTTGATCAAGGTTCCGCTACCATTTGTGTTTGTGGACATGGAATACAGGGATGAGTTCAGAGGGGACGTGCTGTGCAGGGTGGCCGAGATGCAGCTGTCCTTGATGCACGACGTCTTGTACAGCAAGGCGGAGGTGATCCACACATGGTATGGTTTATGCGTCCGTGTCTTCTCCTGGGTGGCCACAGCCGATGCATTGTTCTTGTTTCATCTCCATCTAGTTGGTAGCAGCAGCGggagtagtagtagtaggaAAGATGCTATAGTCACCTACGTCTTGTTAGCTGGGGCCGTCGTCCTGGAGACCGTGTCAGGGCTGAGAATCATGCTCTCGACCTGGACATGGCACCTTTTTTTTGAATTTAGATTGCGTCGTCCTAGCATCCGATGTTCCTGCTGGCGGATTGATGTTGCATTCGCAGCTCTCCGCCGATGCATCCACGCCGCCGACTACCTTCCCAGGACCTGGTCGGGCTCCATAGGACAGCACAACCTGTTCCAGATGTGGTGCTCCACTGCGGCGAGGCCGATCGTCGCCAAGGTTGCGCAATTGATAGGAGTGGAGGACTGGTGGAACACCTTTGCCTACTCCCACTCCGCTCGCGTATCACCTCGCATCAAGGGCCTACTGGTGGAACAAGTGTTGGAGAGCGTGAAGATCCCCGACGACAACCTGAGCCACATCCGCAATTCCAGGGGCTGA